The DNA segment TTTGGCACTTGAGTCCTGGGTTTTACCTGCCTGTAGGCGCGCTACCCCATGCTTTCCCAGACTTTACTCTCAGTTTCAGAAATGGGGATTTCCTTCTAAAATTACCACTCTTCCTCAAAAGAAATAGCCAGAGTCCTTCATTTTCTTCCACAAGTTTCTTTCTTAGTGTTTCCATCTCTAAGGAGCAGTGCCATCTTGCCATTCAAGCTGTTGACTCCTCCCCTTCTATGCTCCCACATCCAGTCCCTCAGCAAATCATCTTAGTTCTCTCCCATATGTTCCAAATTTCCTCAATTCCAGAcatgtgttaggccattctttcattgctataaagaaacacctgagactaggtaatttataagaaaagaggtttaattggctcagagttctgcaggctgtatgggaAGCATGGCAACatttgcttctggggaggtctcaggtaGCTCCGGTCATAGTGGAAGTCAAAgcgggagcaggcacatcacatggtgaaagcaggagcaagaagaGGCGGGGAATGTGCCACATAATAtcaaatgaccagatctcacaagaactcactatcatgaagactgcaccaagccatgagggatctgctcctgTGATCCGGATGTgaacacttcccaccaggccccacctccagcatggGAGATTATAATTCAACTGAGACTTGGGCGGGAATAGGTATCCAAAGTATATCAAGAAGTGTAGTTCAAATTATCTCATTCTGGACTGCTGCAATAACTGTCTAAAGTATTTCTCTGcccttttcttactttttacaGAACAGTCAAACTGATCTTTTAAATGCAGAAGACTGAGATTTTCTGTAATTAAAAACCtttaggttgggcacagtggctcacgcctgtaatcccagcactgtgggaggcaaaggcgggcggatcgcttgagctcaggagtttgagaccagcctggccaacaagtgaaaccccatctctactaaaaatacaaaaattagctgggtgtggtggcgagtgcgtatagtcccaactgctcaggaatCTGAcatggaggatcacttgaacccaggaggtctaggctgcagtgagccaagattgctccactgcactccagcctggatgacagagcaaagaccctgtctcaaaaaaaaaaaaatcttagaaatgtAAAGAACTTTTTGCCATGGTTTTGAATAATTTGGTtctgctttcattcattcactcagtggGTTTTAGCTATCCTggcctttttctatttcttaaactCTGTCAGTCAGGCTTCCTCCTCAGGAACTTTGTACTtggtgctgtggcacgatctcggctcactgcaacctctgcttcccgggttcaagtgattctcctgcctcagcctccctagtagctgggattacgggtgcccgtcaccatgcctggctaatccaAGTGCCAGTTTTAAacctctattttaaaaactatttttgatTACTGGTAATTTGCTGCCAGTTTTCACGAGGGTCCTATTTTGGTCTGTTTTGATTCAGTTCCCTTGCCCCCATGCTTGGCCAGTATTTCTTTTGAACCAATGTGGTAGACTTGTTACCAAAAGAGAAAGGTTGATTACATGACAGTCCTAATACTGTTTAATTCCATATCAGGTTTATGTTATGATTCAAAAAggtatcttttgtttgttttttgtagatgGGTGGGAAGAATGGTACCAGAACAATCAAGATGAGCTTGAAAGTATTGAAAGAAGCTATGCTTGTAGTGTGTTGGGAAGACTTAATCTGAGCAAAACCCATGATTCTTCAAGACAGAGACTCTATAACACACATGGGAAAAGTTTGACACAAAACTCAGCTTCAAGCAGAAGTTATTTGAGAAGGAATTCTGATAAGTTTCCTGGTTATGAAGAACCATATTTTCTTAAGCATCAAAGAACTCATAGCatagaaaaaaattgtgtgtgtagtgaatgtgggaaagcttttcGTTGTAAGTCACAGCTCATTGTACATCTCAGAATTCATACAGGAGAGCGGCCTTATGAATGCAGTAAATGTGAAAGAGCCTTCAGTGCCAAGTCAAACCTTAATGCTCATCAGAGAGTTCATACAGGAGAAAAACCCTACTCATGTAGTGAGTGCGAGAAGGTCTTCTCTTTCAGGTCACAGCTCATTGTCCATCAGGAAATTCACACAGGAGGGAAACCCTATggctgcagtgaatgtgggaaagcctacAGTTGGAAATCACAGCTTCTTTTACACCAGAGAAGTCACACAGGAGTGAAACCCTATGaatgcagtgaatgtgggaaagcctttagtTTGAAGTCTCCATTCGTTGTACACCAGAGAACGCACACAGGAGTGAAACCACATAaatgcagtgaatgtgggaaagcctttaggAGTAAGTCCTATCTCCTTGTTCACGTCCGAATGCATACAGGAGAAAAACCCTACCAATGCAGCGATTGTGGGAAAGCCTTCAATATGAAGACACAGCTCATCGTACATCAGGGAGTTCACACAGGAAATAATCCTTACCAATGCggtgaatgtgggaaagcctttggTAGGAAGGAACAGCTCACTGCACATCTGAGAGCTCACGCGGGAGAGAAGCCCTATGGatgcagtgaatgtgggaagGCTTTCAGTAGCAAGTCATACCTTGTTATCCATAGGAGAACACACACCGGAGAGAGACCCTATGAATGTAGTTTGTGTGAGAGAGCCTTTTGTGGAAAATCACAGCTGATTATACATCAGAGGACTCATTCAAcggagaaaccctatgaatgcaaTGAATGTGAAAAAGCCTACCCTCGGAAGGCATCACTTCAAATACACCAGAAAACTCATTCGGGAGAGAAACCTTTTaaatgcagtgaatgtggaaaagccttcactCAGAAGTCATCTCTCAGTGAGCATCagagagttcacactggagagaaaccgtGGAAGTGCTCTGAATGTGGGAAATCCTTCTGTTGGAATTCAGGGCTTCGTATACATCGCAAGACTCATAAATGAGAAATCGGAATGATGCAATGTGAGAAACTGATGTTCAGGAGACTTCGGATAATATAGACAGGATTTACAAGCAGGAGGCCCTAAAACTACACTCATGTCAAAAATCAGAGAGGAGAGAGACCAATCATATTTGGGATGAGTGTAAAAGCTTTCAGAAATAAGTTGCAAATCTTTGTAGATGAAAATAGTGGAAGGAATGCGGAGCAATAAGTGTATCAGATGTTGTAGTATCATCATGAAGATTCAGAGAATTTACACGAGGAACACCTTATAAGTCCAATAAATTAGGGAAGCATTTTCCCGTTGAAAGTGTGTTCCATGGAAAGTCACATTCCAGATTTGAAGCtgtgtttttgtaaaataaaatctcattatGAACAGTTGACTTTTCATGGTGGAGtataaagttgttttttaaaaaatatataaataaagtaatGTTCAGGAAAAACAGGGAACAGATTCTTAAAAGTTAAGGGATATTTCATATGACTTCCCTAAGTTAACACTGaaaagtatttctaaaatttttagtattttatattttaatgtaacttGTTCTGTCTatctaactatatatatatatatttgatagtTTGTGGAATAATATCCCCCAGTATTTTCCATATTAAATGctaattgtcttttctttttcataagcAGATCTGGTGTTTATTACAGGGCTGCCGCTTAAGAGAACTCATTGTAATGAACGTTTATTATATTTTGCAGTTCCGTGCCTGTTGTCCATTGATTGACATGAGCACCCTTGTTTTCTCTGGAGAAATACCTCCCCTCTCTGGGGTGCTTCCTGTGGTAGTGTCTTTCAGGTATCCGTTCCACTAGCTACAGGTGAGCATTTTACCCATTGTTGGATAATGGTAATCTCTTTTTCAGAATTTTGAGTCTGTAATTCATTCACACGTGAACCAGAAAATGTGAGAACTCATTCAATCTTGTCCCAGAATTCTGTTGAGAACATCCATTCATTCTGGCTAATTGATTACAAGAATAACTGTGGATACTATCCCTTTAGAACCTGCTTCTCTGATCTTCTGTTGTTTCCTCACTTCtcaataaaaatgtcttttactttttgttgtttttgtttttttttcttaagaagaatgactttctatttcttttttatttttttgagactaagttttgctcttgtcccccaggctggagtgcaatagcgtgatctcagctcactgcaacctccgcctcccaggttcaagcaattcccttgcctcatcctcccgagtagctggaattacagctgcctgccgccatgcctggctaatttttgtatttttagtagagacggggttttaccatgttggccaggctggtcttgaactcctgacctcaggtgatccgcccacttcagcctcccaaagtcttgggattacaggtgtgagccaccatgcccggccggctTTCTATTTCTTGTAACCTAAGGGCTTTAACTGATAAGTTGTTGCCTTGGTAACATGTAGTTGACAAAGTGGGGTATATGATTTAGGTTTGTCTGTTTTTCCTGAGACAAGAATATCCCATTCTTGTTTATATTTGAAGATAGCAACTTTTAGCCCATCATGTGAACTAGTGTTATTGTTTCTGTACACCTAGAATGTTGTAGTCCCTGATGCTGAAATTTTGGAAACACCGAAGAACTATAgccttttaagaattttaaatttatgagaaaaTCTGAGATGGGACAGAGATGGCTGATTTTGATCATGCTAGATCTTAGATCATAAGAATGCCAGGCCTGAAGCCCTGAAATCTCATCTCAGGTTGGACTGTCAGACTCAGCAATTTTGACATTGCTGTAAAAGTTTCTTACAGCTGTGGGAGTGAGATGGTGGGAATCAAATAGTATATTTGGCTTGGTGAATTAAAGTCAGTTCACCTCAAATGTTTACTAAATCCCTTAATGTAAACATGCATTGAAAAAGTTAtccataggccgggcgcggtggctcacgcctgtaatcccagcactttggga comes from the Macaca mulatta isolate MMU2019108-1 chromosome 11, T2T-MMU8v2.0, whole genome shotgun sequence genome and includes:
- the ZNF26 gene encoding zinc finger protein 26 isoform X2; the protein is MEFTWDEWQLLDSTQKYLYRDVILENYHNLLSVGYHGTKPDLIFKLEQGEDPWIINAKISRQSCPDGWEEWYQNNQDELESIERSYACSVLGRLNLSKTHDSSRQRLYNTHGKSLTQNSASSRSYLRRNSDKFPGYEEPYFLKHQRTHSIEKNCVCSECGKAFRCKSQLIVHLRIHTGERPYECSKCERAFSAKSNLNAHQRVHTGEKPYSCSECEKVFSFRSQLIVHQEIHTGGKPYGCSECGKAYSWKSQLLLHQRSHTGVKPYECSECGKAFSLKSPFVVHQRTHTGVKPHKCSECGKAFRSKSYLLVHVRMHTGEKPYQCSDCGKAFNMKTQLIVHQGVHTGNNPYQCGECGKAFGRKEQLTAHLRAHAGEKPYGCSECGKAFSSKSYLVIHRRTHTGERPYECSLCERAFCGKSQLIIHQRTHSTEKPYECNECEKAYPRKASLQIHQKTHSGEKPFKCSECGKAFTQKSSLSEHQRVHTGEKPWKCSECGKSFCWNSGLRIHRKTHK
- the ZNF26 gene encoding zinc finger protein 26 isoform X1, giving the protein MATSFRTASCWGLLSFKDISMEFTWDEWQLLDSTQKYLYRDVILENYHNLLSVGYHGTKPDLIFKLEQGEDPWIINAKISRQSCPDGWEEWYQNNQDELESIERSYACSVLGRLNLSKTHDSSRQRLYNTHGKSLTQNSASSRSYLRRNSDKFPGYEEPYFLKHQRTHSIEKNCVCSECGKAFRCKSQLIVHLRIHTGERPYECSKCERAFSAKSNLNAHQRVHTGEKPYSCSECEKVFSFRSQLIVHQEIHTGGKPYGCSECGKAYSWKSQLLLHQRSHTGVKPYECSECGKAFSLKSPFVVHQRTHTGVKPHKCSECGKAFRSKSYLLVHVRMHTGEKPYQCSDCGKAFNMKTQLIVHQGVHTGNNPYQCGECGKAFGRKEQLTAHLRAHAGEKPYGCSECGKAFSSKSYLVIHRRTHTGERPYECSLCERAFCGKSQLIIHQRTHSTEKPYECNECEKAYPRKASLQIHQKTHSGEKPFKCSECGKAFTQKSSLSEHQRVHTGEKPWKCSECGKSFCWNSGLRIHRKTHK